In one window of Bacteriovorax sp. BAL6_X DNA:
- a CDS encoding MBL fold metallo-hydrolase RNA specificity domain-containing protein — translation MRITFLGAAGGVTGSKTLLKVGKDYKEQYLVDYGLYQGAKENRERNWMSYHGASKLSAVFLTHAHIDHSGLLPRLYRDGFRGKIYCTKETFRLCQILLMDSARIHEEDAKYANRKKISRHKPALPLYTTEEAQAVLKHFEVVDFEQELTISKNIAITFFWAGHILGASFIRIRYKTNEGEEKTIVFSGDIGHKRNILLNEPQDICETDYLVLESTYGNKLHARIPAKEVLGMYLNTILKRGGVAVIPAFSVGRTQDILYLIKELMNDEAIPSVPVHLDSPLSKKANRIFNDCFNKGHVKDYVTEDIDIYPDTFVEVEDVEDSKGLTQMAGPRIVVSASGMIDGGRVVYHVMKHIVDENSGIILVGFQPEGTKGRILISGEKELHMHKQKFPVRASIFYIDSLSAHGDYLDFIGWINESRISPKLVILNHGEEQAAGHLKILLESQLNLRTTVATFGEEFDLENIYDNQTKTASKIAA, via the coding sequence ATGAGAATTACTTTTCTTGGTGCTGCCGGAGGTGTAACCGGTTCAAAGACGTTACTTAAAGTGGGAAAGGACTACAAAGAACAGTACTTAGTTGACTATGGACTCTATCAAGGGGCCAAGGAAAATCGTGAACGAAATTGGATGAGCTATCACGGTGCAAGTAAGTTAAGTGCGGTCTTTCTAACTCACGCACACATTGATCATTCAGGCCTTCTTCCTCGTCTTTATCGTGATGGATTTCGTGGGAAGATCTATTGTACAAAAGAGACATTTAGACTTTGCCAAATCTTACTTATGGACTCGGCCCGTATCCATGAAGAAGATGCAAAGTATGCGAATCGAAAAAAGATTTCTAGGCACAAACCGGCACTCCCTCTATATACAACCGAGGAAGCTCAAGCTGTTCTTAAGCACTTTGAAGTTGTCGATTTTGAACAAGAACTTACAATCTCTAAAAATATCGCAATTACTTTTTTCTGGGCCGGTCATATTCTTGGGGCCAGCTTTATTCGTATTCGCTATAAAACAAACGAAGGAGAAGAGAAGACTATCGTTTTTTCTGGTGATATTGGCCATAAACGAAATATTCTCTTAAACGAACCACAAGATATCTGTGAGACAGATTATCTTGTTTTAGAGTCAACCTATGGTAATAAGCTACATGCTCGAATACCTGCTAAAGAAGTTCTTGGGATGTATCTCAATACGATTTTAAAACGTGGTGGAGTTGCTGTTATTCCAGCTTTTTCTGTTGGACGAACACAAGATATTCTCTATCTAATAAAAGAGCTTATGAATGATGAGGCGATCCCAAGTGTTCCAGTTCATCTAGACAGTCCTCTTTCTAAAAAGGCCAATCGTATTTTCAACGACTGTTTTAATAAAGGTCATGTAAAAGATTATGTGACAGAGGATATTGATATTTACCCCGATACCTTTGTTGAGGTAGAAGATGTTGAGGATTCGAAGGGCTTAACCCAGATGGCAGGCCCACGAATTGTTGTTAGTGCGTCTGGAATGATTGATGGTGGGCGTGTTGTCTACCATGTCATGAAGCATATTGTGGATGAAAATAGCGGAATTATTTTAGTTGGGTTTCAGCCTGAAGGAACGAAAGGACGTATTCTTATTAGTGGAGAAAAAGAGCTCCATATGCACAAACAAAAATTTCCTGTACGAGCAAGTATTTTCTACATAGACTCTTTATCAGCACATGGTGATTATCTCGATTTTATTGGTTGGATAAACGAATCACGTATCTCTCCAAAATTAGTTATCTTGAATCACGGAGAGGAACAGGCAGCAGGCCATCTGAAAATACTTCTTGAGTCACAATTAAACTTAAGAACAACAGTTGCAACTTTTGGAGAGGAGTTTGACTTAGAGAATATCTATGATAATCAGACTAAGACTGCAAGTAAGATAGCAGCATGA
- a CDS encoding type IV pili methyl-accepting chemotaxis transducer N-terminal domain-containing protein: protein MQFFILQQESYSQVINLAGRQRMLSQRLAKQALIYSFNTSDHSRNSLR, encoded by the coding sequence ATGCAGTTTTTCATTCTCCAACAGGAAAGTTACTCACAAGTTATTAACTTGGCCGGCCGCCAACGCATGCTGAGCCAAAGATTGGCCAAACAGGCTTTAATCTATTCATTTAATACTAGTGATCACTCAAGGAATTCTTTAAGGTAA
- a CDS encoding sensor histidine kinase, with amino-acid sequence MTHEDLKNGSREKGIAPAFTDNIKKQYTALDPILRNISKDINCIVNFCDDQKRSLEGIVKDTDVFLKNMNRIVFESADYSKSKILNLSKIEFILFSLIILLLIYEFFKILIPIKRKLVNQVKELQQKDQVIAHSSKLAAIGELAAGVGHEINGPLTIIKGYLSRLKKEDYEASEHEEYILKSLDKIESSATQIENIVKGLRTFSRKDGQGLILFDLSEVLSDCVLMIEEIYDYYGKGSGLGLSLSFNFIKEHGGNISIDSEIGQGTTFKIEIPLSSL; translated from the coding sequence TTGACTCATGAGGATTTAAAGAACGGAAGTCGAGAAAAGGGAATTGCACCCGCATTCACAGATAACATAAAAAAACAGTATACAGCTCTTGATCCTATTTTAAGGAATATCAGTAAAGATATTAATTGTATTGTCAATTTCTGTGATGATCAAAAACGAAGTCTTGAAGGCATCGTTAAAGACACTGATGTATTTTTAAAAAATATGAATAGGATTGTTTTTGAGTCTGCAGACTATTCAAAATCAAAAATCTTAAACTTAAGTAAAATTGAATTTATTCTATTCTCGTTAATCATTCTTCTATTAATTTACGAATTCTTCAAAATACTAATTCCTATTAAAAGAAAGCTCGTTAATCAAGTAAAAGAATTACAGCAAAAAGATCAAGTGATCGCACATAGTTCAAAACTAGCGGCAATAGGTGAGCTTGCTGCTGGTGTTGGACATGAAATTAATGGGCCACTTACAATTATCAAAGGCTATCTTTCAAGATTAAAGAAGGAAGATTATGAAGCCAGTGAGCATGAAGAGTATATTTTAAAATCATTAGATAAGATTGAATCATCGGCAACGCAGATTGAAAATATTGTTAAAGGGCTTAGAACTTTTTCCCGCAAGGACGGACAAGGATTAATTCTTTTTGATCTATCTGAAGTTTTAAGTGACTGTGTATTGATGATTGAAGAAATTTATGACTACTATGGAAAGGGAAGTGGACTTGGGCTTTCTCTTTCTTTTAACTTCATAAAAGAGCATGGTGGTAATATCTCTATCGACTCAGAAATTGGGCAAGGTACTACTTTTAAAATAGAAATACCTCTTTCGTCCTTATAG
- a CDS encoding S8 family serine peptidase gives MRSYVLLALSAILSLQANSSFASSQLFHGLNDYLSPYWAQELVGTDLIRQEIRNKKIKMRKVKVGTLEFVDLATLPESSLSSEYRKCLNRQNSRSCRDLFQKDSKDSSLIQQQNHGSLMMNLAIGHPDVAIGVSGELAAMNIYRRDLHKVGKDFKKRNVEVVCSSNSPAFSGPHNSFQKIYDEFKNKNTIFAFATGNSFPYETNDDLDKKEFFLVESFSPTGFKSSFSSPKKHTTIFAPSDRFINSSLGGDLVQFGGTSGAQPVACGAMINVVSLLPEITREELKQIILKTQISFMNSSTGIINAYKMFKVANRLSEGWPRNRKEIYKTEVYDFNEEISQISKNNTELDREQKLRKRFLLASNSKKDAFELSRFYDQSGLIANSYLYRNLHQEVDEDALIDLLKLTDDLPWQNSVLRKSLESNNFHKNSKDYFFENERLSFAVIDMAKRFKAIDQSERNELFVQLYMDPSISHKDRYSILTTLWYAAENNPKSLITVGEHCLYNLKDCDVENVIEIFSLSRGEGKETLQTIIRFLEHSDKDLSRVLENPRLYSWGSELKENWDLIFDSLIESDKVSSKLKGKIHKIIDQVM, from the coding sequence ATGAGAAGTTATGTCCTTCTAGCTCTATCTGCAATCTTAAGTCTACAAGCGAATAGCTCTTTTGCCAGCAGTCAATTATTTCATGGCCTAAATGATTATCTTTCTCCTTATTGGGCGCAAGAGCTTGTAGGTACTGATTTAATTAGACAAGAGATCAGAAATAAAAAGATCAAGATGAGAAAGGTTAAGGTTGGAACTTTGGAATTTGTTGATTTAGCGACTCTTCCTGAATCGAGCTTATCTTCTGAATATAGAAAGTGTCTTAATCGACAAAACAGCAGAAGTTGCAGAGATTTATTTCAAAAAGACTCAAAAGATAGCTCACTCATACAACAACAAAATCATGGCTCCTTAATGATGAATTTAGCGATAGGCCATCCAGATGTTGCTATTGGTGTAAGTGGTGAGCTCGCTGCAATGAATATATATAGACGGGACCTTCATAAAGTTGGAAAAGATTTTAAGAAACGTAACGTTGAGGTGGTTTGCTCTTCAAATTCTCCAGCTTTTTCTGGACCACACAATTCATTTCAAAAAATTTATGATGAGTTTAAAAATAAAAATACTATCTTTGCTTTTGCCACGGGAAATAGCTTTCCATATGAAACTAATGACGATCTTGATAAGAAAGAGTTTTTCTTAGTCGAGTCCTTTTCGCCAACAGGTTTTAAAAGCTCATTTTCTTCACCAAAGAAACATACAACGATATTTGCACCATCTGATCGATTTATAAACTCCAGCCTAGGTGGAGACTTAGTTCAGTTTGGTGGGACGAGTGGAGCTCAGCCCGTTGCTTGTGGCGCAATGATTAATGTCGTCTCTTTACTTCCTGAGATAACAAGAGAGGAATTAAAACAAATTATTTTAAAAACTCAGATATCATTTATGAATTCTTCTACAGGTATTATTAACGCCTATAAGATGTTTAAAGTTGCTAATAGGCTAAGCGAAGGTTGGCCTAGGAATAGAAAAGAAATCTATAAGACTGAAGTCTATGATTTTAATGAAGAGATAAGTCAAATATCAAAAAATAATACGGAGTTAGATCGTGAGCAAAAACTACGCAAAAGATTCCTATTGGCATCTAATAGTAAAAAAGATGCATTTGAACTTTCTCGTTTTTATGACCAAAGTGGTTTAATTGCAAACTCATATCTTTATCGAAATTTACACCAAGAAGTTGATGAAGATGCCCTCATTGATCTACTTAAGCTTACAGATGATTTACCTTGGCAAAACTCTGTTCTTCGAAAGTCATTAGAGAGCAATAATTTTCACAAGAATTCAAAGGATTATTTTTTTGAAAATGAAAGACTGTCATTTGCTGTAATTGATATGGCCAAAAGATTTAAGGCCATTGATCAAAGTGAAAGAAACGAATTATTCGTTCAATTATACATGGACCCTAGCATCTCCCACAAAGATAGATACTCGATTCTAACCACTCTTTGGTATGCTGCCGAAAATAATCCAAAGAGCTTAATTACAGTAGGAGAGCATTGCTTATACAACTTAAAAGATTGTGATGTTGAAAATGTGATCGAAATATTTAGCTTGAGTAGAGGTGAAGGGAAGGAGACACTGCAGACGATTATCCGATTCTTGGAGCATTCAGACAAAGATCTTTCAAGAGTATTAGAAAATCCACGACTATATAGTTGGGGTAGTGAGCTAAAAGAGAATTGGGATTTAATCTTTGATTCTCTGATTGAGAGTGACAAAGTCTCTAGCAAATTAAAGGGGAAGATTCATAAGATCATTGATCAAGTTATGTAA
- a CDS encoding response regulator codes for MLRRILIVDDNEDIHELMSMCLVDLEDDLKEDLTNSAYQSCQLKIDSAFQGEQAVAMANKAYLESSPYDVIFMDVRMPPGIDGIEAISRIVKQYPKQNFVICSAYSDYTLEEMVGRITSKERKIYYLPKPFTMKNFCSLTSGLLYPELIEQNIEDKYLL; via the coding sequence ATGCTTAGACGCATCTTAATAGTTGATGATAATGAAGATATTCACGAGCTTATGTCAATGTGTCTTGTAGATCTAGAAGATGATCTAAAAGAAGATTTGACCAATAGTGCTTATCAGTCATGCCAACTTAAAATTGATAGTGCTTTTCAAGGTGAACAAGCAGTGGCCATGGCCAACAAAGCCTATCTTGAAAGTAGTCCATATGACGTGATTTTTATGGACGTTAGAATGCCGCCTGGAATTGACGGAATTGAGGCCATTTCACGTATTGTTAAACAGTACCCAAAGCAAAACTTTGTTATATGCTCTGCGTATAGTGATTATACGTTAGAAGAGATGGTAGGTCGTATAACGTCAAAAGAACGAAAAATTTATTATCTACCTAAGCCGTTTACGATGAAAAACTTCTGTAGCCTAACTTCAGGCTTACTATACCCTGAACTAATTGAGCAAAATATTGAAGATAAGTATCTATTATAA
- a CDS encoding ATP-binding sensor histidine kinase, whose protein sequence is MQEISSFQISNELHRSKNSTVYRAKDRNSDQKVIIKVYKKPSRNKIGFIKNEYNILSKYNSDSMVNCIDLFQSEGDWVLVLSDDDSVSLDKKGLNANLSTTEFLKLAIKITSVIEEIHSKGITHKDINPSNLIVDPSGEVKVIDLELGSLRDSDFITFSPVNKLAGTLAYMSPEQTGRMNRSIDYRSDFYSLGITFFELLTGEYPFMVEDKLTWVYHHIATKVDVESRLAKYPKIIAKIIDHLLEKKAESRYQSASGIRFDLKKCLDAIEAGQAEPDFEIGTRDVKHIFSIPETLYGREKEINLLVNNFLSNEKKQASFISGPSGIGKTVLVNELLGPITKENGIFVTGKFDQFQGDILGIALVNAVSDILKLALTKSDKEIAHLRESLLNAFGINAKVMTDILPELEMIIGKQKEPAPLGPIEAQTRFELLFIELFKVLCERLGHIVMFIDDLQWASARSIHLLELLLTNDKIKPLYFIGAFRDNEVDKNHPLTALIDSNSCINQSEIKLTPLNQNNIKDMIDGTFTSKRDSSELAKLTLQKTAGNPFSVDQFLKVLYQKKICIFNNKELQWEWDFSEIKKSQISDNVVDYLIGMMKELPESAQKLLNLSACIGNRFSIQLLKNATGLSEEQIQDELNSVGFAALIRPLNNSEYKFAHDKIQQSAYELVSKEERSQIHLRIGKQLLSHIVDGYVDSITVVSHLNHCESIIDDGEFRLELAEMNFEASQKAKSSTAFDQASVFLRYASRFLPSSANEKCHDTFFKIEKERASLYYLSGNYIKCEEHARWLLEHLEDPIEKAEVHNILIIQYTAQGVYNKAISEGRLALSCLGITLPSENLKNLVPKELEAVRKLIPLTGIESLYDAPEMKDKLNRVAVETLINLDSPCYLSNIDLYCIVVAKIVQLSLAFGPVPESAKGYASYGIVLCSFNEFSLGYDFNALGIKLAERFSHLGQKCRACHTMANHVQFWTQHIKEGDAFNEEGFKAGHDAGEHLWAGFIKLFKPYNQFFRGRNLEELQKDIHTGIEFCTEHPNQIGIDTLRGLNIAISQLQDAEKEDEERYIEECQQNQSLMSLSMYMSLKVQNDYILQRFDESLQASLKSQELLPYSFSVITNVTHYCFQSLAILAVAKNKKVDDTLMTIVESNQEKLKRFMDNCPGNFAHMYYLVEAERLLHKGDMYLSLELYDKAAAFAQESEYVNIESVIRERMARVWKVLKNDDFARLQIQKAAGLYRAWGAWGKSSQLETEFSLTTRDQDEDIDKTTTITTSWENFDVKSILLSSQVISKNLIKEDLLEAMLDIMVINTGAAKGFIVLNKDEELFVSSQSGTKSLVSLPVSLDDYREIPHSLINYVWRTKTPILYGDSLFADQLVKNSSYFSSKENLSVLVVSIADKGILYLENNEINGAFTKGHFELLDMLVGQLAISLENSELYERLSRFNSELEYEVQKRTIELINEKEKAEGISNELRAAQRQLIDTARNAGRADIMSNILHNVGNSITSIMTVIYRMDRRLRKKILSSEDLFEALGNDVKALKKKGESVSELLVTHLEHGITKNIIESVNVKELIEQAISMLEMDHLDYINIDVDVEELVKIDYGNTLTILMNLLNNAKTACERSLNPSQIDIHASLKDKTLIIEVFDNGVGFSKEAYKTLFKPGLQSNRFGKGYGLHNSSNLAKQLQGSLTAVSYGENQGARFRLVLPLN, encoded by the coding sequence ATGCAAGAGATTTCAAGTTTTCAAATTTCTAATGAGCTTCATCGAAGTAAAAACTCTACTGTTTATCGAGCAAAAGATAGAAATAGTGATCAGAAGGTAATTATCAAGGTTTATAAAAAACCGTCTCGTAATAAAATTGGTTTTATAAAGAATGAATATAATATCCTATCTAAATACAATAGTGATTCAATGGTCAATTGTATCGATCTGTTTCAATCAGAAGGTGACTGGGTCCTAGTCTTATCTGATGACGATTCGGTCTCACTAGATAAGAAAGGGCTTAATGCAAACTTATCAACAACTGAATTTTTAAAATTAGCAATTAAGATAACTTCTGTGATCGAAGAAATTCATTCGAAGGGAATTACGCATAAGGATATTAATCCTTCGAATCTAATTGTTGACCCAAGTGGTGAAGTTAAAGTAATTGATTTAGAACTTGGTTCGTTAAGAGATAGTGATTTTATCACTTTCTCTCCCGTAAATAAGCTTGCTGGAACCCTTGCTTATATGTCTCCTGAACAAACTGGACGCATGAACCGATCGATTGATTATCGTTCTGACTTTTATTCGCTAGGGATTACATTCTTTGAGCTACTAACTGGAGAGTATCCATTTATGGTAGAAGATAAACTAACTTGGGTTTATCACCATATTGCGACAAAGGTGGATGTAGAAAGTCGTTTAGCTAAATATCCAAAGATAATTGCAAAAATTATTGATCACTTGCTAGAAAAGAAAGCGGAGTCTCGTTATCAGAGTGCATCTGGAATTAGGTTTGACCTTAAAAAGTGCTTGGATGCGATTGAAGCTGGCCAAGCTGAGCCTGATTTTGAAATTGGTACAAGAGATGTAAAACATATATTTTCTATTCCAGAAACTCTTTATGGGCGCGAAAAGGAAATTAACCTTTTAGTAAATAATTTCCTATCAAATGAAAAGAAGCAGGCGAGTTTTATTTCTGGCCCTTCTGGAATTGGTAAAACAGTATTAGTAAATGAACTTCTAGGACCAATTACTAAAGAGAATGGTATTTTTGTCACTGGAAAATTTGATCAGTTTCAAGGAGATATTCTTGGAATTGCACTTGTGAACGCTGTTTCTGATATTTTAAAACTTGCCCTAACTAAGAGTGATAAAGAAATAGCTCATTTAAGAGAGAGCTTGCTTAATGCATTTGGGATTAATGCAAAAGTGATGACTGATATTCTTCCCGAGCTGGAAATGATTATTGGTAAGCAAAAAGAGCCTGCACCTTTAGGCCCAATTGAGGCCCAAACGAGATTCGAGCTACTCTTTATTGAATTGTTTAAAGTTTTATGTGAAAGGCTTGGTCATATTGTTATGTTCATTGATGACCTTCAGTGGGCAAGTGCTAGAAGTATCCACTTATTAGAACTTCTACTAACGAACGATAAAATAAAGCCTCTCTATTTTATAGGTGCTTTCAGGGATAACGAAGTTGATAAGAACCATCCTCTTACGGCCCTAATCGATTCAAATTCTTGTATTAATCAATCTGAAATTAAGCTTACACCTCTAAATCAAAACAATATTAAAGACATGATTGATGGAACTTTCACGTCTAAAAGAGACTCATCAGAATTAGCTAAACTAACACTTCAAAAAACTGCTGGAAATCCGTTTAGTGTCGACCAATTTCTTAAGGTACTTTATCAGAAAAAGATTTGTATTTTTAATAACAAAGAACTTCAGTGGGAATGGGATTTTTCTGAAATTAAAAAAAGCCAGATAAGCGATAATGTTGTTGATTACTTAATAGGGATGATGAAAGAACTACCCGAATCTGCCCAGAAATTACTTAATCTATCTGCATGTATTGGGAATAGATTTAGCATACAATTATTAAAAAATGCTACTGGTCTTAGTGAAGAGCAGATTCAAGATGAATTAAATTCAGTTGGATTTGCAGCACTCATTAGACCTCTTAATAATAGTGAATATAAATTTGCACATGATAAGATACAGCAATCAGCTTATGAACTGGTTTCTAAAGAAGAACGTTCGCAAATACACCTGAGAATTGGAAAACAACTTTTATCACATATTGTTGATGGATATGTCGATTCGATCACTGTTGTTAGTCATTTGAATCACTGCGAGAGTATTATTGATGATGGTGAATTTCGACTTGAACTCGCTGAAATGAACTTTGAGGCATCTCAAAAGGCAAAGTCTTCGACGGCCTTCGATCAGGCAAGTGTTTTTTTAAGGTATGCATCTAGATTTCTTCCAAGTAGTGCCAATGAAAAATGTCATGATACTTTTTTCAAGATAGAAAAGGAGAGAGCAAGTCTCTATTATCTCTCTGGAAACTATATTAAGTGTGAAGAACATGCGAGATGGTTACTTGAACATTTAGAAGATCCTATCGAGAAAGCCGAAGTTCACAATATCTTAATTATCCAATACACAGCACAGGGTGTATATAATAAGGCGATTAGTGAGGGCCGTTTGGCGCTTAGTTGTCTAGGTATTACATTACCAAGTGAAAACTTAAAAAATCTTGTACCTAAGGAACTTGAAGCTGTAAGAAAGCTAATTCCATTAACTGGAATTGAATCTCTATATGATGCTCCTGAAATGAAAGATAAGCTTAATCGCGTTGCGGTTGAAACTCTTATCAATCTCGATTCCCCTTGCTATTTAAGTAATATTGACCTGTACTGTATTGTCGTAGCTAAAATAGTTCAGCTGTCACTTGCTTTTGGGCCAGTACCTGAGTCTGCAAAAGGTTATGCATCATATGGAATAGTACTTTGTTCATTTAATGAGTTTTCCTTAGGATACGACTTTAATGCACTTGGAATTAAATTAGCTGAACGTTTTTCACATCTTGGACAGAAGTGTCGAGCTTGCCATACAATGGCAAATCATGTTCAATTCTGGACTCAACACATAAAAGAAGGTGATGCCTTTAATGAGGAAGGTTTTAAGGCAGGACATGATGCTGGAGAACACTTATGGGCCGGCTTTATCAAACTATTTAAACCATATAATCAATTCTTTCGTGGCCGAAATCTAGAGGAACTACAAAAAGATATACATACTGGAATTGAGTTTTGCACTGAACACCCAAATCAAATTGGTATAGATACTTTAAGAGGCCTTAATATTGCAATTTCTCAACTTCAAGATGCTGAGAAAGAAGATGAAGAACGCTATATTGAAGAATGCCAACAAAATCAAAGCCTAATGTCCTTGAGTATGTATATGTCCCTTAAGGTTCAAAATGACTATATTCTTCAGCGTTTTGATGAAAGTTTACAAGCGTCACTTAAATCGCAGGAACTTTTACCTTATTCATTCTCTGTCATAACAAATGTTACACACTACTGTTTTCAATCATTGGCGATTCTTGCAGTTGCTAAAAATAAAAAAGTTGATGATACGTTAATGACAATAGTGGAGTCGAACCAAGAGAAATTGAAAAGATTCATGGATAATTGTCCAGGAAATTTTGCTCATATGTACTATCTGGTTGAAGCAGAACGATTACTACATAAAGGTGATATGTACTTATCTTTGGAACTTTATGACAAAGCAGCAGCTTTTGCTCAGGAGAGTGAATACGTTAATATCGAGTCTGTTATACGAGAGAGGATGGCAAGAGTATGGAAAGTTCTCAAAAATGATGATTTTGCTCGATTGCAAATTCAAAAAGCTGCTGGACTTTACCGTGCATGGGGAGCTTGGGGGAAGAGCTCTCAATTAGAGACAGAGTTTTCTTTAACAACTCGCGATCAAGATGAAGATATTGATAAAACAACGACAATAACAACTTCTTGGGAAAACTTTGATGTAAAATCAATCCTACTTTCGTCTCAAGTAATTTCTAAGAATTTAATTAAGGAAGACTTACTCGAGGCAATGCTTGATATTATGGTTATTAATACTGGTGCAGCTAAGGGGTTCATTGTTTTAAATAAAGATGAAGAACTATTCGTTAGTTCTCAAAGTGGCACTAAGAGTCTTGTTTCTCTACCTGTCTCCCTAGATGATTACAGGGAAATACCTCATTCTCTTATTAATTACGTTTGGCGAACAAAGACTCCTATTCTTTATGGAGATAGTCTCTTTGCTGATCAATTAGTAAAAAATTCGAGTTACTTTTCAAGTAAAGAGAACCTTTCTGTACTTGTCGTCTCAATTGCTGATAAAGGGATTCTTTATCTTGAAAATAATGAGATTAATGGTGCATTTACAAAAGGCCACTTTGAACTTCTTGATATGCTTGTAGGGCAGCTTGCTATTTCTTTAGAGAACTCAGAGCTGTATGAGAGACTTTCACGCTTTAATTCTGAGCTTGAATATGAAGTTCAAAAGAGAACAATTGAACTGATAAATGAAAAGGAAAAAGCTGAGGGGATAAGTAACGAACTACGAGCTGCTCAGAGACAACTAATTGATACTGCTCGAAATGCAGGCCGGGCCGATATCATGTCTAATATCCTACATAATGTTGGAAACTCTATAACATCAATAATGACAGTTATTTACCGTATGGATAGAAGACTTCGTAAAAAAATCTTATCTTCTGAAGACCTGTTTGAGGCATTAGGAAATGATGTAAAGGCGCTTAAGAAGAAAGGGGAGTCGGTTTCAGAGCTTCTTGTCACTCATCTTGAGCATGGTATAACTAAGAATATTATTGAATCAGTCAATGTTAAAGAATTAATTGAACAGGCCATTTCTATGTTGGAAATGGATCACCTTGATTATATTAATATAGATGTCGATGTTGAAGAGTTGGTTAAGATTGACTATGGAAATACACTGACAATCTTAATGAATCTACTTAATAATGCAAAAACTGCTTGTGAACGTTCACTAAACCCATCACAAATAGATATCCATGCATCATTGAAAGACAAAACACTTATTATCGAAGTTTTTGATAATGGTGTTGGCTTTAGTAAAGAGGCCTATAAAACTCTTTTCAAACCTGGCCTACAATCCAACCGTTTTGGAAAAGGATATGGATTACACAACTCGTCGAACCTTGCTAAGCAACTACAAGGGTCTTTGACTGCCGTTAGCTATGGAGAGAATCAAGGGGCACGTTTTAGATTAGTTCTTCCTTTGAACTAA
- the ric gene encoding iron-sulfur cluster repair di-iron protein, with the protein MKLGKNNSLGEWAACHSSASRVFIKNNLDFCCEGNVKLEDACIENNLDIEELITEIQEHSKDVESLLWNDMPPEKLIDEILERFHKKHRKDIEYLIPLAKKVESVHSGNPGCPTGLSLYLEKLMYELEMHMQKEEKILFPIIKSGQSSMAQGPITIMTHEHVSHRESLLELRKLAHNFKTPDDACGSWISLYQGAQTLERELMEHIGIENNILFPKALTRVDGCCGSCS; encoded by the coding sequence ATGAAATTAGGAAAAAACAACTCCTTAGGAGAATGGGCCGCGTGCCATTCAAGTGCAAGTAGAGTCTTTATAAAAAATAACTTAGATTTTTGTTGTGAAGGAAACGTAAAATTAGAAGATGCCTGCATAGAGAATAATCTTGATATTGAAGAGTTAATAACAGAAATTCAGGAACACTCAAAAGATGTAGAAAGTCTTTTATGGAATGATATGCCCCCTGAAAAGCTTATCGATGAAATTTTAGAAAGGTTTCATAAAAAACATAGAAAGGACATAGAGTACTTAATTCCTCTAGCTAAAAAAGTCGAGTCGGTACACTCTGGAAATCCAGGGTGTCCAACTGGACTTTCTCTTTATTTAGAGAAGTTGATGTATGAGCTAGAAATGCATATGCAAAAAGAAGAAAAAATTCTTTTTCCTATCATAAAATCAGGTCAATCTTCAATGGCCCAAGGGCCGATTACAATAATGACACATGAGCATGTGAGTCATAGAGAGAGTCTACTTGAATTACGAAAACTAGCACACAACTTTAAGACCCCTGATGATGCATGTGGAAGCTGGATAAGCCTATACCAAGGAGCGCAAACCTTAGAACGTGAACTAATGGAACACATTGGAATAGAAAATAATATCTTATTCCCTAAAGCCTTAACTCGAGTTGATGGCTGTTGTGGAAGTTGTAGTTAG